Within the Candidatus Zixiibacteriota bacterium genome, the region GGACTGATGCGGTAGGTCAGCAGCGGATCCAAATCAAAACTCTCTGAAAAGTCGTTGTATTGGCCCACCAGACGAAGCGAGAGAGCTTTGGTCAACTGAAGACTCCAGCGACTACGCATGATATATCCCTCGTAAAGCTCCTCATCTGTTTCGAGTGCATTACCTTTGACATAGGTATACGATGTCTCGATGTACAACCGGTCAATAGGTCTCAAATCCACCCAGGCCGACGCCGCTACCTCTTTTTCCATAATCGGCGGATCCTCGCTCTGGGCGACTACATGCGAGTAGTTGATCGAACCGCCGAAGGCAAGCTTCAGACCCGGCTGCGTGTTAAAACAGGTGTGAAGAAGCCAGATATCTTCGAAGTCAATACCACCCCATCGCTCTAAGCCACGGTAGTACCGTGAGTGCATATTTGTCTGGGCCGTTCTCAATTTCGTCTCGAAGCCAAGATCCACAAATCGCTCCTTGAGCTCACCGGCGAAATTCCAGGCGTTACCAAGCTGCACGGTCGGAATCACCCATTGAAAAAGCCCATCATCGAAGCGAAATACATACTGGCTATAGAGTCTCGCGCTGCGCTGGTCGTTTTTCGCCTGAAAGCCGTTCGCCGTCCGGTAGGTGGGGCTGCGCTCGAGATAACTGAGGTCAACGAAAGAATTGCGGGTTTCCCGATTAACGCCGAAATAATAAGCGTTACCCCAGAACGACTCGCCATTGAACCCGGCGGTATATTTACCGTCATCGAAAGTCGAATAATGGAAATCCGGATCGTCTTCATCGAATGTGATAGTGGAATCATCCGGCTCGGCCGTGTGAGTAGCCATCGTTTGCCATTCGAACTTATACTTCTGTGATAGATGCACCGCCCCGTCAAAGCTCAAGACAGACCCGGAGCCGCCCCCTTCAAAGCGCCGATCGGTTACCAGAATCCCTGCGTGGGAATTCTCGCCGAATGTCTGACGGGCGCGCATGATATTCGAAGTACTCTTGCCGCCAAGGAATATGGCGCTGCCTTCTTCAAACGGCATTATTATGGGGCTGTTTTCATCGTGCGCGGTCAGATAAGCAAAGCTCGTTCTCTCCTTGCGAGCGGTAACCTTGGCGGTGAAATCGGGGTCGTTTATTGAGCGCGTGTAGACGGCCGCAAAAATCGTCGAGAATAAATCACTTCCTTCCTGAAAGAAGGGGCGGCGCTCCGCGAAAGAAAGCGCAAAATTCGTATTTACATCAATCTGGTCCGCGTCAGCTTCCACCTGGCTGAAGTCCGGATTGTAAGAAGCCTCCACCACGATGTCCGATGTTACGGAATACTTGCCATTGAGCGACAACTCGCCGTCGGGATCTGAATTGTCAAAAGTCGAGAACGGATCATCCGAATCAGACAGAGAACCGGATTGATAACCGACGACAGTCGGCATAATCTCCACACCGCGACCCGGCTGCACATCTTCAATACCATGAACCGTACCCCATTGGCACGGCCAGCAGTTTTCATCACGGTCATAAGCTGCCCAGGAATACTGCCCGCGCACGTCACGGGGGTGATTGCGCCAGAAATCCACCCGCCAGGTCTGCACTTGCTGATTGGGAAACCGCATACTCGAAAACGGCACGGCCATTTCAATCTGGTAACCCGAATCCGTAACCTTACCAGCCGACTCCCAGACCAAATCATAACCGCTGTCCTCGCCGCCATTACGCGACCAGAGTAGATCGCCCTGAATACCATAAGGATTCACCGACAGCTCATACGCCCACGCCGCGTCACCATACGTATCTACGGCCAGAACAATATTGTCATCTACCCAGATATTGTCCCTTTCGCAGAATGATGCTCTGATGGTCGACGGATCATCATAGCAAACGAAGGCAACATAGAGATTGTCCGAGTCATACGTAATGAACGCCTCCGTATTGACCGGGGGTTTGGTCTGGTCGCCCGGCTGATGTTCGGCAAAATTATCAGCTTTGGCCGCGCCACGCCATCCGGAATCATTCAGGTCGCCATCGATTGAGATCTTTCCCTGCAGCCGTTTGGCGGTCAACTCCGGATGATATACCGGGGTGTACTCGGTATCCGTCTCCGTCGCCAGACCGGTCGCCGCAAGAATCAAAACTGTAAAACACAGACCAAGGCACTTCAAAGAACCGGTGCTTATCATAAATACACCCTCTTGTCAATAGGGCTATGCCCTTAGTTTTTCGTCAAACGGCGGGAAGTTCGAGACGCCTGTTTCTCACCACATCTGGGATTAATGTACGGGACAAATCTTATGGGGTTTCAAAAAATGTGGGCGCAAAACTCGCTATTTGGGACTAGACCCAAACACCGCAAAAACCGGCAGACGTTGCAACTCGCAGTCTGACTCCTGCGAAGGACAGAACCACCGACACCGGCGAAAACCCGCTACCTCATTTCGAGCTCAAAAACGGTAACCGCCTGGCCGAAAAGATAGACCCGATTACCCTCAACCTGAACCCTCAGTCGCCCGCCTCTTTTCGAGGCCTGGTAGGCCCGCAGATCGGTCTTCACCAGCCGGTCCATCCAATAAGGCCCCAGGCAGCAGTGTGCCGACCCGGTCACCGGATCCTCATTGATACCAACATCGGGGGCGAAATACCTCGAAATAAAATCATATTCCTCGTTGTCCGACCTGGCTGTAACGATCACTCCTCTTACGGGAAGCTTCGCGAGCGATGAAAAGTCCGGAGCTATGTCTCTGAGTATCGGGGCAGATTCTACTTCGACAATGTACGTTGCTTTACAGGCGCCGACAAAGACAGCGCTGACTCCAAGGGCTTCAAGAAGACCGGATGGCGGCGGCGCCGCTTCGGGCCGCCGCGAAGGGAAATTTAACTTTATCCATCCATCGGTTAATTCGGCGGTCAGCAGTCCGCTACGAGTATCAAAGC harbors:
- a CDS encoding PhzF family phenazine biosynthesis protein; this encodes MRQKIYQVDSFTSEPFSGNPAGVCVMDDAAPVEWMKAVASEMNLSETAFLYPTDDGYNLRWFTPEAEVDLCGHATLASAHILWEQGYLPVDRMARFDTRSGLLTAELTDGWIKLNFPSRRPEAAPPPSGLLEALGVSAVFVGACKATYIVEVESAPILRDIAPDFSSLAKLPVRGVIVTARSDNEEYDFISRYFAPDVGINEDPVTGSAHCCLGPYWMDRLVKTDLRAYQASKRGGRLRVQVEGNRVYLFGQAVTVFELEMR
- a CDS encoding DUF5916 domain-containing protein, with product MISTGSLKCLGLCFTVLILAATGLATETDTEYTPVYHPELTAKRLQGKISIDGDLNDSGWRGAAKADNFAEHQPGDQTKPPVNTEAFITYDSDNLYVAFVCYDDPSTIRASFCERDNIWVDDNIVLAVDTYGDAAWAYELSVNPYGIQGDLLWSRNGGEDSGYDLVWESAGKVTDSGYQIEMAVPFSSMRFPNQQVQTWRVDFWRNHPRDVRGQYSWAAYDRDENCWPCQWGTVHGIEDVQPGRGVEIMPTVVGYQSGSLSDSDDPFSTFDNSDPDGELSLNGKYSVTSDIVVEASYNPDFSQVEADADQIDVNTNFALSFAERRPFFQEGSDLFSTIFAAVYTRSINDPDFTAKVTARKERTSFAYLTAHDENSPIIMPFEEGSAIFLGGKSTSNIMRARQTFGENSHAGILVTDRRFEGGGSGSVLSFDGAVHLSQKYKFEWQTMATHTAEPDDSTITFDEDDPDFHYSTFDDGKYTAGFNGESFWGNAYYFGVNRETRNSFVDLSYLERSPTYRTANGFQAKNDQRSARLYSQYVFRFDDGLFQWVIPTVQLGNAWNFAGELKERFVDLGFETKLRTAQTNMHSRYYRGLERWGGIDFEDIWLLHTCFNTQPGLKLAFGGSINYSHVVAQSEDPPIMEKEVAASAWVDLRPIDRLYIETSYTYVKGNALETDEELYEGYIMRSRWSLQLTKALSLRLVGQYNDFSESFDLDPLLTYRISPFSVFYVGSTYDYCTYNGLGVDGRDTKTCLTSRQFFMKLQYLFQI